One Sphingomonas sabuli genomic region harbors:
- a CDS encoding J domain-containing protein, which translates to MRGDESAYAALGLRPGAPRAQVDEAYRRLIKQFHPDRTGGDGGRAAEINRAYTLLRRDLPAAAPYRSVPVHVRPMPKRRRRSRAGWLLIIAICAGIGVYAAQLERRAPVVLSGGWPDAPTPLRIGGSFDEPLHGAVVDNAIRNASQFHLAGDSDGAVEYSRNCYQKVRAKPNLALFDACAAFDESTIVLGADSPDTMGRFEGSAVLGRQLAAARAISNDMLGADSRLHQIRSRVELALLPRIDEAAARPPD; encoded by the coding sequence ATGCGCGGCGACGAGTCAGCTTATGCGGCCCTCGGGCTGCGGCCGGGGGCCCCGCGCGCCCAGGTCGACGAAGCCTATCGCCGGCTTATCAAACAATTTCATCCGGACCGCACCGGCGGCGACGGCGGAAGAGCGGCGGAAATCAATCGCGCCTACACCTTGCTTCGCCGCGATCTTCCGGCAGCCGCGCCGTACCGGTCCGTCCCGGTCCATGTCCGGCCGATGCCAAAGCGCCGCCGACGGTCCCGCGCCGGCTGGCTGCTGATCATCGCCATCTGTGCCGGGATCGGCGTCTATGCCGCGCAGCTCGAACGGCGGGCGCCGGTGGTGCTGTCCGGCGGCTGGCCGGATGCGCCGACGCCGCTCAGGATCGGCGGCAGCTTCGACGAACCGCTGCACGGGGCGGTGGTCGACAATGCGATCCGCAACGCTTCGCAATTCCACCTGGCCGGGGACAGCGACGGCGCGGTCGAATATAGCCGCAACTGCTATCAAAAGGTCCGCGCCAAGCCGAACCTGGCGCTGTTCGATGCCTGCGCGGCGTTCGATGAATCGACCATCGTGCTTGGCGCCGACAGCCCGGATACCATGGGCCGGTTTGAAGGATCGGCCGTGCTCGGCCGCCAGCTGGCCGCGGCCAGGGCGATTTCCAACGATATGCTGGGTGCCGATTCGCGGCTCCACCAGATCCGTTCGCGGGTGGAGTTGGCCTTGTTGCCGCGGATCGACGAGGCCGCGGCGCGGCCCCCGGACTAG
- a CDS encoding cell wall hydrolase, whose protein sequence is MTAMTLPTARERALTLWQTYPRELVAAGALTLVVAAGGSAWSTPTFGDISEQRAEHVAPAPPPLLVRNLAPTEATTINQKIALASGPNPAAAPFSAAKAGTPAHAQALECLTQAVYYEAGNESADGQRAVAQVVLNRVRHPAFPSTVCGVVYQGSTRTTGCQFTFTCDGSLMRGPNLVSWKRSREVAEAALGGAVFAPVGLATHYHANYVVPYWASTLAKNAVIGAHLFYRWAGNWGKPPAFTQKYAKQEASAAVLKSTALAAFATRPVKAPTVVEEEVAEVIPGAEAGKAEPGRVVIRFKLEQAREAVEKAVELQTPKPYVEKMAASDNLRWTLSGKGPETAPQTPLGKAPTTAPATPAGD, encoded by the coding sequence ATGACAGCAATGACCCTTCCTACCGCCCGCGAGAGGGCCCTGACGCTTTGGCAGACGTACCCGCGTGAGCTGGTTGCTGCCGGCGCGTTGACGTTGGTCGTCGCCGCCGGCGGATCGGCCTGGTCGACGCCGACGTTCGGCGACATTTCCGAGCAGCGTGCCGAGCATGTGGCTCCGGCCCCGCCGCCCTTGCTGGTGCGCAACCTTGCGCCGACCGAGGCGACCACGATCAATCAGAAGATCGCGCTCGCCAGCGGCCCGAACCCCGCCGCCGCGCCCTTTTCCGCCGCCAAGGCCGGTACGCCGGCCCATGCGCAGGCGCTCGAGTGCCTGACCCAGGCAGTCTATTACGAAGCTGGCAACGAAAGCGCCGACGGCCAGCGCGCCGTTGCGCAGGTAGTGCTGAACCGGGTCCGCCATCCGGCCTTTCCATCGACCGTGTGCGGAGTGGTCTACCAGGGTTCGACCCGGACGACCGGCTGCCAGTTCACGTTCACCTGCGACGGGTCGTTGATGCGCGGCCCGAACCTCGTCAGCTGGAAGCGGTCGCGCGAGGTTGCCGAGGCGGCACTCGGTGGCGCGGTTTTCGCGCCGGTTGGCCTCGCTACCCATTATCACGCCAATTACGTCGTCCCTTACTGGGCATCGACGCTGGCCAAGAACGCGGTAATCGGCGCGCACCTGTTCTATCGCTGGGCCGGTAACTGGGGCAAACCCCCTGCCTTCACCCAGAAGTACGCCAAGCAGGAGGCCAGCGCCGCGGTGCTGAAGTCGACCGCGCTCGCCGCTTTCGCCACCCGTCCGGTCAAGGCACCCACGGTCGTTGAGGAAGAGGTCGCCGAGGTCATTCCGGGCGCCGAAGCGGGCAAGGCCGAGCCCGGCCGCGTCGTCATCCGCTTCAAGCTGGAACAGGCTCGGGAAGCGGTCGAAAAGGCCGTCGAGTTGCAGACGCCCAAGCCTTATGTCGAGAAGATGGCGGCGTCCGACAATCTGCGCTGGACGCTGTCCGGCAAGGGACCGGAAACCGCGCCGCAGACCCCGCTGGGCAAGGCGCCCACGACCGCGCCCGCAACGCCCGCCGGCGACTAG
- a CDS encoding 5-formyltetrahydrofolate cyclo-ligase: MSKDALRDAALEARKAFVRTLDDGRRARLEERLARHLTAECAAARVVAGYSPMGSEISPLLAMEEARAVGRIVAFPAFSNPAKPFKFIAADPAVPGPFGILQPKGSAPAVDPDLILVPLLAIDRTGARLGRGKGHYDRVLGRVKRSGARLIGIGWGLEMLATEIPSDPWDVQLDAFASPEGIQWFNRSGHGH; the protein is encoded by the coding sequence TTGTCCAAGGACGCCCTGCGCGACGCCGCGCTGGAGGCGCGCAAGGCGTTCGTGCGGACGCTCGACGATGGGCGCCGGGCGCGGCTCGAAGAACGACTCGCGCGCCATCTCACGGCCGAATGCGCCGCCGCCCGAGTCGTTGCCGGCTATTCGCCGATGGGCAGCGAGATCAGCCCGCTGTTGGCGATGGAGGAAGCGCGCGCCGTCGGGCGAATCGTCGCCTTCCCCGCCTTTTCCAATCCCGCCAAGCCGTTCAAGTTCATTGCCGCCGATCCCGCTGTCCCGGGGCCGTTCGGAATCCTCCAGCCCAAGGGCAGCGCACCGGCGGTCGACCCCGACCTGATCCTCGTTCCGTTGCTTGCCATCGACCGCACGGGGGCGCGGCTGGGGCGCGGCAAAGGGCATTACGACCGCGTGCTCGGGCGGGTGAAACGATCGGGCGCGCGGCTGATCGGAATCGGTTGGGGACTGGAAATGCTGGCCACCGAAATTCCGTCCGACCCGTGGGACGTGCAGTTGGACGCATTCGCAAGTCCTGAAGGAATTCAATGGTTTAACCGTTCAGGTCACGGTCATTGA
- a CDS encoding cell division protein ZapA, whose translation MAEVDVIIAGRPYKVGCRDGEEEQLRAAARLVDAKSREALSGLGSLSEARQLLFAGLLLADQLIDNRPQGATASVASEPAPSAPAAPDPEIACRATRLAERLESLASSLEDEAARS comes from the coding sequence ATGGCCGAAGTCGACGTCATCATCGCCGGGCGGCCGTACAAGGTCGGTTGCCGCGACGGCGAGGAAGAGCAGCTGCGCGCCGCCGCCCGCCTTGTCGATGCCAAGAGCCGCGAAGCGCTGTCCGGCCTCGGCAGCCTGTCGGAAGCCCGCCAATTGCTGTTCGCGGGACTGCTGCTGGCCGACCAGTTGATCGATAACCGTCCGCAGGGCGCGACAGCGTCCGTAGCGTCCGAACCGGCGCCCAGCGCACCGGCTGCGCCGGATCCGGAGATCGCCTGCCGCGCGACTCGCCTGGCCGAACGACTCGAATCGCTGGCATCCTCCCTTGAGGACGAGGCCGCGCGCTCCTAG
- the tkt gene encoding transketolase has translation MQPTQRRLANAIRALSMDAVEAANSGHPGMPMGMADAATALFGRYLKFDPADPNWPDRDRFVLSAGHGSMLIYSLLYLTGYAHPTIDDLKNFRQLGSPCAGHPENFELPGVEVTTGPLGQGLAMAVGMAIAERHLNAIYGDSLVDHRTYVIAGDGCLMEGVNHEAVGLAGNLGLGRLIVLWDDNKITIDGSTDLSRNEDVMARFAASAWHTVECDGLDATSVSRALDEAIANQRPSLIRCKTIIGYGAPTKQGTAGTHGAPLGAEEIAAARKELGWDSAPFEIPDDILGAWRDFGKRGQAKHKDWTDRLEASGKRDEFFARMAGKVDDSWLQPHLDSLIANPPKVATRKASEMALEAINPVVTATIGGSADLTGSNNTKTKALQPLTAENYGGRYVYYGIREFGMAAAMNGMALHGGVIPYGGTFLVFTDYARPAIRLSALQKARVIYVMTHDSIGLGEDGPTHQPIEHLQSLRAMPGLEVYRPADAVETAECWALALASEQPGVLALTRQNVPAIRTEAAGENLCARGAYRIKPAEADRKVIFLATGSEVEIALGAAQKLEAEGIGADVVSVPCTERFDAQPDSYREDILPDVSNRDILRVSVEAGTTFGWERYTGLHGLKIGIDRFGVSSPAPDAYEFFGLTPDAIAARVLDHLQKRDMR, from the coding sequence ATGCAGCCGACCCAACGCCGACTAGCCAACGCCATTCGCGCCTTGTCGATGGACGCGGTGGAAGCCGCCAACAGCGGGCATCCGGGCATGCCGATGGGCATGGCCGACGCGGCCACCGCCTTGTTCGGCCGCTATCTGAAGTTCGACCCGGCCGATCCCAACTGGCCCGACCGCGACCGCTTTGTGCTGTCGGCCGGCCACGGTTCGATGCTGATCTATTCGCTGCTTTACCTGACCGGCTACGCCCACCCGACGATCGACGACCTGAAGAACTTCCGCCAACTTGGCAGCCCGTGCGCCGGCCACCCGGAAAATTTCGAACTGCCCGGAGTCGAAGTCACCACCGGGCCGCTTGGCCAGGGCCTTGCCATGGCGGTTGGCATGGCGATCGCGGAACGGCATCTGAACGCCATTTACGGCGACTCGCTGGTCGATCACCGCACCTATGTGATTGCCGGCGACGGCTGCCTGATGGAAGGCGTCAATCACGAAGCGGTCGGCCTGGCCGGCAACCTCGGCCTCGGCCGATTGATCGTGCTGTGGGACGACAACAAGATCACGATCGACGGGTCGACCGACCTGTCGCGCAACGAAGACGTAATGGCGCGCTTTGCCGCCTCGGCCTGGCATACGGTCGAATGCGACGGCCTCGACGCGACTAGCGTCAGCCGTGCGCTGGACGAGGCGATCGCCAACCAGCGCCCGTCGCTGATCCGTTGCAAGACGATCATCGGCTATGGCGCGCCGACCAAGCAGGGCACCGCCGGCACGCATGGCGCGCCGCTGGGCGCGGAAGAAATCGCCGCCGCCCGCAAGGAATTGGGCTGGGACTCGGCGCCATTCGAGATTCCCGACGACATCCTCGGCGCATGGCGCGACTTCGGCAAACGCGGGCAGGCCAAGCACAAGGATTGGACCGACCGCCTGGAAGCCAGCGGCAAGCGTGACGAATTCTTTGCCCGCATGGCCGGCAAGGTCGATGACAGCTGGCTTCAGCCGCATCTCGATTCGCTGATCGCCAATCCTCCCAAGGTCGCGACCCGCAAGGCGTCGGAAATGGCGCTGGAGGCGATCAACCCGGTGGTGACCGCGACTATCGGCGGGTCGGCCGACCTGACCGGGTCGAATAATACCAAGACGAAGGCGCTGCAGCCGCTGACGGCGGAAAATTACGGCGGCCGCTATGTCTATTACGGCATCCGCGAATTCGGCATGGCCGCGGCGATGAACGGCATGGCGCTGCACGGCGGCGTCATCCCTTACGGCGGCACCTTCCTCGTCTTCACCGATTATGCCCGTCCGGCGATCCGCCTTTCGGCGCTGCAGAAAGCGCGGGTCATCTACGTGATGACCCACGACAGCATCGGGCTCGGCGAAGACGGCCCGACGCACCAGCCGATCGAACATCTGCAAAGCCTGCGCGCGATGCCGGGGCTGGAAGTGTATCGCCCCGCCGACGCGGTTGAAACGGCCGAATGCTGGGCGCTGGCGCTGGCCAGCGAACAGCCCGGCGTGCTCGCGCTCACTCGCCAGAACGTACCGGCGATCCGCACCGAGGCCGCCGGCGAGAATTTGTGCGCTCGCGGCGCCTATCGCATCAAGCCGGCCGAAGCGGACCGCAAGGTCATCTTCCTCGCCACCGGTTCGGAAGTCGAAATCGCGCTCGGCGCGGCGCAGAAGCTTGAAGCCGAGGGCATCGGCGCCGATGTCGTGTCCGTGCCCTGCACCGAACGCTTCGACGCACAGCCGGACAGCTATCGCGAAGACATCCTGCCCGACGTGTCCAACCGGGACATCCTGCGGGTGTCGGTCGAGGCGGGCACCACGTTCGGCTGGGAACGCTACACCGGGCTGCACGGGCTGAAGATCGGTATCGACCGCTTCGGCGTGTCGTCGCCCGCGCCCGACGCCTACGAATTTTTCGGACTGACGCCCGACGCCATCGCCGCGCGGGTGCTCGACCATCTGCAAAAGAGGGACATGCGATGA
- the gap gene encoding type I glyceraldehyde-3-phosphate dehydrogenase yields MTKVAINGFGRIGRLVARAILERPDCGLELVAINDLADAKSNAMLFKRDSVHGPFPGEVSADGNDLIINGKRIHVTAERDPAKLPHAANGVEIALECTGFFTDKEGGQKHIDAGAKRVLISAPAKGADLTVVYGVNHDKLTADHKIVSNASCTTNCLAPVAKVLNDTIGIERGLMTTIHAYTNDQKILDQIHPDMRRARAAAMSIIPTTTGAARAVGEVLPELKGKLDGSAIRVPTPNVSLVDLTFTPKKDTTVEEVNGVLKSASESGPLAGILAFTDEPLVSIDLNHNPASSTVDSLETAVLEGKLVRVVSWYDNEWGFSNRMVDTAGAMAKLG; encoded by the coding sequence ATGACCAAAGTTGCAATCAACGGCTTCGGCCGCATCGGCCGGCTGGTCGCCCGCGCCATTCTCGAACGCCCCGATTGCGGGCTCGAACTGGTCGCGATCAACGATCTTGCCGACGCGAAGTCGAACGCCATGCTGTTCAAGCGCGACAGCGTGCACGGGCCTTTCCCGGGCGAAGTCAGCGCCGACGGCAACGACCTGATCATCAACGGCAAGCGTATCCACGTCACCGCCGAGCGCGACCCCGCCAAGCTGCCGCACGCGGCCAACGGCGTTGAGATCGCGCTCGAATGCACCGGCTTCTTCACCGACAAGGAAGGTGGTCAGAAGCATATCGACGCCGGCGCGAAGCGCGTGCTCATCTCCGCCCCAGCAAAGGGCGCGGACCTGACGGTCGTCTACGGCGTCAATCACGACAAGCTGACCGCCGATCACAAGATTGTGTCCAACGCGTCGTGTACCACCAACTGCCTGGCGCCGGTGGCCAAGGTGCTCAACGACACGATCGGCATTGAACGCGGGCTGATGACCACCATCCACGCCTACACCAACGACCAGAAGATCCTTGACCAGATCCACCCCGACATGCGCCGCGCGCGCGCTGCCGCGATGTCGATCATCCCGACCACCACGGGCGCCGCTCGAGCCGTTGGCGAAGTGCTTCCCGAATTGAAGGGCAAGCTGGACGGATCGGCGATCCGCGTGCCGACCCCCAATGTCAGTCTGGTCGACCTGACCTTCACGCCGAAGAAGGATACCACCGTCGAGGAAGTGAACGGCGTGCTCAAGTCGGCCAGCGAAAGCGGTCCGCTCGCGGGCATCCTCGCCTTCACCGACGAGCCGCTGGTCTCGATTGACCTCAACCACAATCCGGCCAGCTCGACCGTCGACAGCCTCGAAACGGCGGTGCTTGAAGGCAAGCTGGTTCGTGTCGTCAGCTGGTACGACAATGAATGGGGCTTCTCGAACCGGATGGTCGATACCGCGGGCGCGATGGCTAAGCTCGGCTGA
- a CDS encoding phosphoglycerate kinase has translation MAAFKTLDDLPADLTGKKVLVRVDLNVPMDGASVADDTRLRAVLPTVLDLSGRGAIVLLLSHFGRPRGHNRPDMSTAQLVLPMTRLTGRSVRFIEDCQGPEAQRGIATMLPGNIGILENTRFHDGEEANDPDLARGMAALGDYFVNDAFSAAHRAHASTEGVAHLLPSFAGRAMEAELKALERALGNPERPVAAVVGGAKVSTKLAVLGHLVDKVDQLIIGGGMANTFLAARDVAIGKSLAERDLTSEANAIMERADAAGCTVHLPYDVVVAKEFAANPPSARTCNVHEVAADEMILDVGPAAVEALSDALKTCRTLVWNGPLGAFETPPFQEATVVLARTAAALTQDGSLVSVAGGGDTVAALNAAGVTGDFTFVSTAGGAFLEWMEGRTLPGVAALEQR, from the coding sequence ATGGCCGCGTTCAAGACCCTCGACGACCTGCCAGCGGACCTGACCGGCAAGAAGGTATTGGTCCGCGTCGATCTCAACGTGCCGATGGACGGCGCGTCGGTCGCCGACGACACGCGGTTGCGCGCAGTCCTGCCAACGGTGCTCGACCTTAGCGGGCGAGGCGCGATCGTCCTGCTCCTGTCACACTTTGGCCGGCCCAGGGGCCATAATCGTCCCGACATGTCGACCGCGCAGCTGGTGCTGCCGATGACCCGGCTGACCGGCCGGTCGGTGCGCTTCATCGAGGATTGCCAGGGCCCGGAGGCGCAGCGCGGCATCGCCACCATGCTGCCGGGCAATATCGGCATCCTTGAAAACACCCGCTTCCACGACGGCGAGGAAGCGAACGACCCCGACCTGGCGCGGGGCATGGCGGCGCTGGGCGACTATTTCGTCAATGATGCTTTCTCGGCCGCGCACCGCGCGCATGCCTCGACCGAAGGCGTCGCGCACCTGCTGCCCAGCTTTGCCGGCCGGGCGATGGAGGCGGAGCTGAAGGCGCTGGAACGCGCGCTCGGCAATCCCGAACGGCCGGTCGCGGCTGTGGTTGGCGGCGCCAAGGTGTCGACCAAGCTGGCCGTGCTTGGCCACCTCGTCGACAAGGTCGATCAACTGATCATCGGCGGGGGCATGGCCAACACGTTCCTTGCGGCGCGCGATGTCGCCATCGGCAAGTCGCTGGCGGAACGCGACCTGACCAGCGAAGCCAATGCGATCATGGAAAGGGCCGACGCGGCGGGCTGCACCGTGCATCTTCCGTACGACGTTGTCGTGGCCAAGGAATTCGCCGCCAATCCGCCCAGCGCCCGCACCTGCAACGTCCACGAGGTCGCCGCCGACGAGATGATCCTCGACGTCGGCCCGGCCGCGGTCGAGGCGTTGTCGGACGCGCTCAAGACCTGCCGCACGTTGGTGTGGAACGGCCCGCTGGGTGCGTTCGAAACCCCGCCGTTCCAGGAAGCGACCGTCGTGCTGGCGCGGACCGCCGCAGCGCTGACTCAGGACGGCAGCCTGGTCTCGGTCGCCGGTGGCGGGGACACTGTCGCCGCCCTCAACGCAGCCGGCGTGACCGGCGACTTCACTTTCGTCTCCACCGCCGGTGGAGCCTTTCTCGAATGGATGGAAGGGCGCACGCTGCCAGGCGTCGCCGCCCTCGAACAGCGATAG
- a CDS encoding fructose bisphosphate aldolase, translating to MNHQEMTQKIARGDGFIAALDQSGGSTPKALTGYGYQGNEWSDDEAMFGLIHDMRTRIVKADSFASGKVIGAILFERTMDGEIDGKPVPQVLIDKGIVPFIKIDKGLEDEVDGVQLMKPMPTVTDLLIRARDLGVFGTKERSVINLANAEGIRRAVEQQFDVARQVLAHDLVPIIEPEVSIKSPERAEADRMLLAAILSQLNSIPNGQQVMLKLTLPHEAGLFQPLVDHPKVLRVVALSGGFSRAEACAELARNPGMIASFSRALLSDLRHDHSDDDFDRTLGTAIGEIYDASTARVPG from the coding sequence ATGAACCACCAGGAAATGACCCAGAAGATCGCCCGCGGCGACGGCTTCATCGCCGCGCTCGACCAGTCGGGCGGATCGACGCCGAAAGCGCTCACCGGCTACGGCTATCAGGGCAATGAATGGTCGGACGACGAAGCGATGTTCGGCCTTATCCACGACATGCGCACGCGCATCGTCAAGGCGGACAGCTTCGCCAGCGGCAAGGTCATCGGCGCCATCCTGTTCGAACGGACGATGGACGGGGAAATCGACGGCAAGCCGGTGCCGCAGGTGCTGATCGACAAGGGCATCGTGCCGTTCATCAAGATCGACAAGGGCCTGGAAGACGAGGTCGACGGCGTGCAGCTGATGAAGCCGATGCCGACCGTCACCGACCTGCTGATCCGCGCCCGCGACCTCGGCGTGTTCGGGACCAAGGAACGCTCCGTCATCAATCTTGCCAACGCCGAAGGCATCCGCCGCGCCGTCGAACAGCAGTTCGATGTCGCCCGCCAGGTGCTGGCCCACGATCTGGTGCCGATCATCGAACCCGAAGTCAGCATCAAGAGCCCGGAACGCGCAGAGGCCGACCGCATGCTGCTGGCTGCGATCCTCAGCCAGCTCAACTCCATTCCCAACGGACAGCAGGTGATGCTGAAGCTGACGCTGCCGCACGAAGCCGGGCTGTTCCAGCCGCTTGTCGACCACCCAAAGGTGCTGCGCGTCGTCGCTTTGTCGGGCGGGTTCAGCCGCGCCGAAGCCTGCGCCGAACTGGCCAGAAACCCCGGCATGATCGCCAGCTTCAGCCGCGCGCTCCTGTCCGATCTCCGTCACGACCACAGCGATGACGATTTCGACCGTACGCTCGGCACGGCGATCGGCGAGATTTACGACGCTTCGACGGCGCGCGTCCCGGGCTGA
- the thiE gene encoding thiamine phosphate synthase: MDEVARDFADSFAPGDGGGCSLYLISPQDVGGAFPDRLKAALEPGLATAFQLRVKDTDEHELARLAEPLQRICADAEVAFIVNDSIELAKRLGADGVHLGQGDGDIADARRALGQAAQIGRTCHDSRHLAMEAGEAGADYVAFGAFYPTTTKPSDYRPDPSILAWWSRLFELPCVAIGGITADNAHPLVEAGADFLAVCQAVWGRDDPATAVQAFKEVLGG; this comes from the coding sequence TTGGACGAGGTCGCCCGCGACTTTGCCGACAGTTTCGCGCCCGGCGACGGGGGCGGATGCAGCCTGTACCTGATCAGCCCGCAGGATGTCGGCGGCGCTTTTCCCGACCGCCTGAAGGCAGCGCTGGAGCCCGGGCTGGCCACGGCTTTCCAGTTGCGGGTCAAGGACACGGACGAGCATGAACTGGCGCGGCTCGCCGAGCCGCTGCAGCGGATTTGCGCCGACGCCGAGGTCGCGTTCATCGTCAACGACAGCATCGAGTTGGCGAAGCGGCTGGGTGCGGACGGCGTGCACCTTGGCCAGGGCGACGGCGACATCGCCGATGCGCGCCGCGCGCTCGGGCAGGCGGCGCAGATCGGCCGCACCTGTCACGACAGCCGTCATCTGGCGATGGAAGCGGGCGAGGCGGGAGCCGACTATGTCGCGTTCGGCGCCTTCTACCCGACCACGACCAAGCCGTCCGACTATCGCCCGGACCCGTCGATCCTGGCCTGGTGGTCGCGACTGTTCGAACTGCCCTGCGTCGCCATCGGCGGGATCACCGCCGACAATGCCCACCCGCTGGTCGAGGCCGGCGCGGATTTCCTCGCTGTCTGCCAGGCGGTGTGGGGGCGGGACGACCCGGCCACGGCCGTGCAAGCGTTCAAAGAGGTGCTTGGCGGCTGA
- a CDS encoding 2OG-Fe(II) oxygenase, giving the protein MSEADPNPRYNPPAGRFDDERSDLRAEFTRAVGNKLNRTGGLWQLTTAPQDKGQLYVANSFLTDDVCRALCDRIDANSVPSPLFEKEKYEGMRTSYTCYFDGADPVVASVNERISDLLGLDPALGEPLQGQRYHVGQQFKEHCDFFFTDQPYWPEYESHGGQRTWTAMIFLNRPERGGVTAFRRLNLALEPHPGRLITWNNVDDSGRPNPVMVHEGQPVEAGVKYIVTKWYRERPFV; this is encoded by the coding sequence ATGTCGGAAGCCGATCCGAACCCCAGGTACAACCCGCCGGCGGGACGGTTCGACGACGAGCGTTCGGACCTTCGCGCCGAATTCACGCGCGCAGTCGGCAACAAGCTCAACCGCACCGGCGGCCTGTGGCAATTGACCACCGCGCCGCAGGACAAGGGGCAGCTTTACGTCGCCAACAGCTTCCTCACCGACGACGTGTGCCGCGCGCTATGCGACCGGATCGACGCCAATTCCGTCCCCTCCCCCTTGTTCGAAAAGGAAAAGTACGAGGGGATGCGGACCAGCTACACCTGTTACTTCGATGGCGCCGATCCGGTGGTCGCGTCGGTCAACGAGCGCATCTCCGATCTCCTCGGGCTCGACCCGGCCTTGGGCGAACCGCTGCAGGGCCAGCGCTATCACGTCGGCCAGCAGTTCAAGGAGCATTGCGACTTCTTCTTCACCGACCAGCCCTATTGGCCGGAGTATGAAAGCCATGGCGGCCAGCGCACGTGGACGGCGATGATCTTCCTCAACCGGCCGGAACGCGGCGGGGTGACGGCCTTCCGGCGACTGAACCTGGCGCTGGAGCCGCATCCGGGACGGCTGATCACCTGGAATAACGTCGACGATAGCGGCCGTCCGAACCCGGTGATGGTCCACGAAGGCCAGCCGGTCGAAGCCGGCGTCAAATATATCGTCACCAAATGGTACCGCGAACGGCCATTCGTCTGA
- a CDS encoding M23 family metallopeptidase produces the protein MRSRDARRRRDRGDRTITVIATAVVTFILTSAVWIFVFNIINAPKVETSGEVAEVKPSGEPAVAVAEGVVVGPAGLAIPVMGIQPTDLVDTYTQARAGGARSHDAIDIMAAEGTPIVAAAPGTVEKIYYSDGGGGKTVYVRSQDGRWNYYYAHLASYAPGLTEGQRISRGQLLGRVGHTGNASPDGPHLHFAINRMAAGQKWYDGDPVNPYPLLAGKRVSG, from the coding sequence TTGCGTTCTAGGGATGCACGCCGCCGGCGCGACCGCGGCGATCGCACGATCACGGTCATCGCCACCGCGGTGGTCACGTTTATCCTGACCAGTGCGGTCTGGATCTTCGTGTTCAACATCATCAACGCGCCCAAGGTCGAAACCTCGGGCGAAGTCGCGGAGGTGAAGCCGTCGGGCGAGCCCGCCGTCGCGGTCGCGGAAGGCGTCGTGGTCGGCCCGGCGGGGCTGGCCATCCCGGTGATGGGCATTCAGCCGACCGACCTGGTCGACACCTACACGCAGGCGCGCGCGGGCGGGGCGCGAAGTCATGACGCCATCGACATCATGGCCGCGGAAGGCACGCCGATCGTCGCGGCCGCGCCGGGTACGGTCGAAAAAATCTATTACAGCGACGGCGGCGGCGGAAAGACCGTCTACGTCCGCTCGCAGGACGGGCGCTGGAATTATTATTACGCGCACCTCGCGTCCTACGCGCCGGGCCTTACCGAGGGGCAGCGGATCAGCCGCGGCCAGCTGCTTGGCCGCGTCGGCCATACCGGCAACGCTAGCCCGGACGGCCCGCACCTGCATTTCGCGATTAACCGCATGGCCGCGGGACAGAAATGGTATGATGGCGATCCGGTGAACCCGTACCCGCTGCTTGCCGGAAAACGGGTCAGCGGCTAG
- the efp gene encoding elongation factor P, with protein MKISGVDIRPGNIIEYEGGIWRAVKIQHTQPGKGGAYMQVEMKNLVDGRKTNVRFRSAETVERVRLDTKDFQYLYRDGDLLVFMDKDTYEQISIPEEVIGEPAAFLQDGMDVVLELYEERPISVQLPSQIEATIVEADAVVKGQTASSSYKPAILDNGVRVMVPPHISSGTRIVVDPYTQEYVKRAD; from the coding sequence ATGAAGATCAGCGGCGTGGACATCCGTCCCGGCAATATCATCGAATATGAAGGCGGCATCTGGCGCGCCGTAAAAATCCAGCACACCCAGCCCGGCAAGGGCGGCGCTTACATGCAGGTCGAGATGAAGAACCTCGTCGACGGCCGCAAGACCAACGTCCGCTTCCGCAGCGCGGAGACGGTCGAACGCGTGCGGCTCGATACCAAGGATTTCCAGTATCTCTATCGGGACGGCGACCTGCTCGTGTTCATGGACAAGGATACGTACGAACAGATTTCCATCCCCGAGGAAGTGATCGGCGAGCCCGCCGCCTTCCTTCAGGACGGCATGGACGTGGTTCTCGAACTCTATGAGGAGCGGCCGATTTCGGTGCAGCTGCCGAGCCAGATCGAAGCGACCATCGTCGAGGCCGACGCGGTGGTGAAGGGGCAGACCGCCTCGTCCAGCTACAAGCCGGCGATCCTTGACAACGGCGTGCGCGTGATGGTGCCGCCGCATATTTCCAGCGGAACGCGGATCGTCGTCGATCCCTACACGCAGGAATATGTGAAGCGCGCGGATTAA